From the genome of Gallus gallus isolate bGalGal1 chromosome 4, bGalGal1.mat.broiler.GRCg7b, whole genome shotgun sequence:
agaaaatactACTTAATTCATGTTTGAAATATCAGTGCTTACAGTCAGATGGCATTTGTACAAGTTGGCTGATGTCTAGTCAAAGGAATACACTGTAAAACAGTGCAGAGACACAGGTTGTGCTACTGTCACTCCTTGTAAGCCCATAGAGCCAGTCTTACTGTCACCGTAAAGCATCATATGTTTTCCAGAGATAAGCCTACCTGTGAGGCCCTCACGATGAACTAGTTGTAGGCAATTTACCGTCATGTGTGCTCTTCAGAGTTCTGACACACTACACACCCATGGCAGCAGATGGGAGATTAACTGTTGGGAAGGGGTTAGCACAGAGCAATCTGTGACTTGGTCCCCTACCAAATCTTCAGCAGAGCGGCAGGAAACGATGGTTATCATGGATAGGGTGAGCTCAACTCCCACTTCTTTGTTCCACTGCTTTACTTAGATTTGCTGTCAGCCTATTCACCAGGAATTACATACAGCCACTAAATAATGGTAGACAGGACAATTTATTTGCTTCCACAGTGATTTCATGCTGTGACTTtactttttcttgtgtttttgaGGACTCATTTCATCATGACCTCTTTTGAAgaagatgaaactgaagaaacagcaaCATGCCTCCACATGACATTTTACCATCCTTGCCAACAAGACAAGATGATGTTTCGTTGCTTGAATTTCTGTAAGCGAGAACAGGTCAGGGCAGATGAAATGGCCAAGTTTGGCCGTGATTCTAATGTCTGCCATTATAACTTAGTGGATACTCGTGTTTCTCGGATCCAGTTTTCACTGCAGTTCTACAGAAAACTTAACAGctctgaattttgttttgagATAAAGAACAtgagcaagaaaacaaagctgactGTAGACCAAACAGAACTGGGTTACTTAAACAAAGTTGATCTGCCATGGAAGTGCATCATTTGTTTTGGAGACTACCAGATTTTAGCAGAGATTCAAGAAGGAGAGGCCATGGATTATTTCGAGACTCACTTACACTTGGCAAAAGTGCCAATCTTACAAGAAAGGTGCCTGCCATCGCTGCAACCTGTACCTGAGAAAGGCATATTCCCTTCCTTGTCTCCTTCCCAAGGCAAAAGCCCCATAGAGATTGATGAAAATGAGTCATGCTAACAGCAAGGAGGAGGCTGGATGAGTTTTTGAACGTGAAGCATGCACAACTTCAAGAACTGAAGGCAATCATCTCAACCCACTGTTTCTAATGGTTCTCACTGCTGTATGTCAGTCCCCTTACACACTATTTCCCATACAGACATAGCAGGTGTCTCAATCCAATTATTGGAGGAGATATTTCGACATATATATACTCGGAGGAAGATTA
Proteins encoded in this window:
- the TIFA gene encoding TRAF-interacting protein with FHA domain-containing protein A isoform X2, encoding MWSCMGLRTAQTRLLWLLPPVLGVGVTLLSRENREGGREGRACFSCQPATLLHTSSKQVFSAQPGSAAQEGTHFIMTSFEEDETEETATCLHMTFYHPCQQDKMMFRCLNFCKREQVRADEMAKFGRDSNVCHYNLVDTRVSRIQFSLQFYRKLNSSEFCFEIKNMSKKTKLTVDQTELGYLNKVDLPWKCIICFGDYQILAEIQEGEAMDYFETHLHLAKVPILQERCLPSLQPVPEKGIFPSLSPSQGKSPIEIDENESC
- the TIFA gene encoding TRAF-interacting protein with FHA domain-containing protein A isoform X1, translated to MQRCTTPGFPDGSEPRCAQPACCSPALGRAATCQIRLPTASSHLASILSRAQHLRATALHTHRTHFIMTSFEEDETEETATCLHMTFYHPCQQDKMMFRCLNFCKREQVRADEMAKFGRDSNVCHYNLVDTRVSRIQFSLQFYRKLNSSEFCFEIKNMSKKTKLTVDQTELGYLNKVDLPWKCIICFGDYQILAEIQEGEAMDYFETHLHLAKVPILQERCLPSLQPVPEKGIFPSLSPSQGKSPIEIDENESC